DNA sequence from the Candidatus Peregrinibacteria bacterium genome:
ATAATAATAACCGGTGATTGGTCGATAGTGTGGAACCCGGGCCTAGAGCTCAGGAAAAAAAGTGCAAATGAAGCGACCACCCCTACTCCTGAAGCCAAGCCATTAACACCATCAAGCCAATTCACACTATTTATAAGAATCATAATCCAAAGAATCGTAAAGATATCAGCTAGCCAAACTATCTCAAATCCATGTATCACCGTAGTATATATATCGAGGGAAAATGGCTCCCCAAAAGGATTTGAGATACTATGAATCCCCACATTAGAATACACGATAATCGCTCCGGCTAAAAATTGAATAAGAAGACGTAATGATGCGGGTAGAGGCCTAAAATCATCTACAAAAGACATACCAACTATAAGCCCCGCGCTGACCATGACACCAATCACACTTGGATACTCATGAATCGGAAGGAAAATCAAAACAACTGCAACGAAAATCAAATACAACACAATTCCAAATGAGTACGGAATCGGTTTTCTCTTGAGCCCATATTTTGCC
Encoded proteins:
- a CDS encoding MraY family glycosyltransferase, with product MDKPAKYGLKRKPIPYSFGIVLYLIFVAVVLIFLPIHEYPSVIGVMVSAGLIVGMSFVDDFRPLPASLRLLIQFLAGAIIVYSNVGIHSISNPFGEPFSLDIYTTVIHGFEIVWLADIFTILWIMILINSVNWLDGVNGLASGVGVVASFALFFLSSRPGFHTIDQSPVIIMSIVLAGVALVFWCFDFYPARMLMGDSGSMFLGFMLAVLSIFSGGKVATAFLILGFPLLDFFWVILQRLIKGRSPFKGKDRLHLHDKLMSMGLSLRKILFLIYMLCAVFGFSALFLGSMGKFITITIMAIIMMVMVMLSWQGERSEPE